The Acidobacteriota bacterium genome contains the following window.
CAGGGACCGGGGGGGGTGTTTCGGGGGTACGACCACCCCCACCCCCATCCCCATCCCCTGATGGTGCGGCTCTGTTTGTTGCCCGGTTACTGGTTCACAACGCTGGGTTTTTCTGGTATGATGGGAGATTCGAACGGAAGGATTGGTATAGTCATGGCCAAATCATGCGAAGTCTGCGGCAAAGGCCCGCGTTATGGAAACCGGATTTCTCACGCTCACAACGTAACGCGTCGGCGCTGGAACGTCAATTTAAAGTCTGTTCGCGCTGTGGTGAATCGCGGGAATGTGCGCTTGCGTGTTTGCGCTGCCTGCCTGCGTAACGGCAAAGTTCAGAAAGCCCTCTAGGTCTTCCCCCAACAACTTCGAGTCGGCGGAAATCCTCCTATCAATGCGACATCGTGCGTAGGGGATATTTCTGTCCCTGGCTTGTGCGTGGCCTGCCCACGGCGCAGTCTCACGCCTTGTATATCCGCTCGACTCCGCGCACGCCGGGCACTTTGCGCATGGCGACAATGAGGCGTTCGAGCTGCTTGGTATCCACGATATCCAGCGTCAGATCGATATGCGCGTCCCCGGCGTCACCCACCCTGGTCTCAATGTTGCGGATGTTGGTTTTTTCGGTGAGTGCCGCGGTTAATTCTTTGATCAGCCCGGGACGGTCCTGCGTCAAAATGGTCAGAGTAACCGGGAAGGCATCCTCGGCGGAGGAGGCCCACTCGACTTCGATCTTTCTGCCGCTCTCATACAGCAGGTTCTGCACATTCGGGCATTTCCTGGAATGCACGGCCACACCTTTGCCACGCGTGATGTAACCAACAATCTCCTCGCCACGAATCGGATCGCAGCACTGCGCCCGATAGACGAGAACATCGCCAAGACCCTTCACCTGAATGGCCTCGTCGCGCCCGATACCCAGAGCATGTTGCACGGTTCTGGCCAGCGATTTTTTCGCCGGCTGTTCCTGCGGCGGAGTTTTGTCTGGAAACAGTCTGGCGAGCACGACCTGTGCCGGGACTCGACCATATCCTACGGCCGAATAGAGATCATCTACTTTGGGGCATCCACTTGTCTGGGCCGCCTTCAGGAGGTCGGCCTCCGGCACTGATTTCCAGGAGATATCGTATCGCCGGCATTCCTTCTCGATTAATTTCAGACCCAACTCAATCGATCCTTCGCGCTCGGCGGCGTGGATGAAGTGCTTGATGCGGTTCCGCGCCTTCGTGGAAGCCGTGAAGCCCAACCAGTCACGGCTCGGTTGGGACTCCTTCTGCGTGAGTATCTCGACGATGTCTCCGTTGCGCAGCCGATAGCGCAGCGACACCATTTTGCCGTTCACTTTGGCGCCGACGCAGGTGTCTCCCACCTGAGTGTGCACCGAGTAGGCAAAGTCCACCGGCGATGACCCGCGCGGCAGAACCATCACCTTCCCTCGGGGAGTAAAAGAGTAGACCTCCTCCGGATAAAGATCAATGCGCAGGCTGGACATGAACTCGCCGGGATCGGACAAGTCCTGCTGCCACTCCACCAGATGCCGCAACCACGCCATGTTCTTCTCGTCGGCAATGGAAATCGGACCTTCCCCTTCCTTGT
Protein-coding sequences here:
- the rpmB gene encoding 50S ribosomal protein L28, whose translation is MAKSCEVCGKGPRYGNRISHAHNVTRRRWNVNLKSVRAVVNRGNVRLRVCAACLRNGKVQKAL
- a CDS encoding bifunctional (p)ppGpp synthetase/guanosine-3',5'-bis(diphosphate) 3'-pyrophosphohydrolase — encoded protein: MANLPGQFRQAISTNLLTLTKFRELLNKVQSYRPNDDLEPLRRAYQTAAQHHGSQRRHSGELYLVHPVAVAHILADLRMDLPTLQTALLHDIVEDTQVTIDEVRQQFGAEVARLVEGVTKIGKFDFASREERQAHNLRKMLLAMVDDVRVIFVKMADRLHNMRTLKFVPEDKQQRIAQETLDVYAPLAHRMGMGKVRGELEDLAFSFLDPIAYEEIRKQLEGKRRTGEEFLKEIAGVIEKKLGELGIAGLVEWRIKRPYSIFQKLKQQNSSMDQVYDLLAVRIICDNLQTCYASLGVIHGMWQPVPGRIKDFIAMPRPNLYQSLHTTLIGKNGQPFEVQIRTKEMHHTAELGIAAHWKYKEGEGPISIADEKNMAWLRHLVEWQQDLSDPGEFMSSLRIDLYPEEVYSFTPRGKVMVLPRGSSPVDFAYSVHTQVGDTCVGAKVNGKMVSLRYRLRNGDIVEILTQKESQPSRDWLGFTASTKARNRIKHFIHAAEREGSIELGLKLIEKECRRYDISWKSVPEADLLKAAQTSGCPKVDDLYSAVGYGRVPAQVVLARLFPDKTPPQEQPAKKSLARTVQHALGIGRDEAIQVKGLGDVLVYRAQCCDPIRGEEIVGYITRGKGVAVHSRKCPNVQNLLYESGRKIEVEWASSAEDAFPVTLTILTQDRPGLIKELTAALTEKTNIRNIETRVGDAGDAHIDLTLDIVDTKQLERLIVAMRKVPGVRGVERIYKA